CATATGATGTTTTCAGGTAGGTGGTGACTGCTTTGGTTCGGAGCCTTATTTTAGAGAGTTTTTACCATCTCCTAATGCTGAGCAGCATTGCTGGGTGGCGCCGATgtctgctggctgcctggcccTCAGTCGCCTCCGTGGCATGGGCTGGAAGCTCTGACCCCCTGGTGAGCCAGGACGGGGACTATGCCTGGGGGAAACTCGTTGCCTTTGTTGGAGAGTTAGTTTTATGCTGCTTTGGCTTCCTGAACTTTTCATCATGTTGTTGCTCATGTGAGCATCGCTGCCCATGCAGGGGAAGCTGGACAGCCTACTACTGACAGCAAGCCTGCTCTGGGTAGGAGCTGCTAAGCGTTAGGCCAGCTTCGTTGTCAAACTGTGATCTAAAGGTGCTCTTTTGTGAAACAGTGGTTTTGGTAccatttttcaaaagtattcttttaaaggaaaagatagAGCAACTATTTCCAAGAGTTCTGTTACTACCATACTGTGTGGTTTTGGTGAACTTAAATTCTGAGAAAGCCAGAATAAACCCAACTGTTgcgttttattttattcattccCCTTTAAACTGAAGCCTAAAACCAGTGAAGTCTCCCTGCAATTTTAGTGATAGCTATTTGCATTTCATGGTTGctattctatttcttttggATCTTTTTctaacagatttaaaaattgGATTGTATTATATTTTTGCAAGCTGTCACTTCCTTTTCGTAAATCACTTAGTACCAATATTGTTTTGGACAGTAGCCATTTTATGTGCTGTGACAAAAATGTTCATAAGAACTCTTCCTAGCCTTAGTTTAAgggaaacattttccttcatcaGAGATGAGCACTCTTCCTTGAATGCTTTCTGGTTTTTACCAAGGAGAAAATGTCGGTTAGTCTCAAAATATGAACTGTTTCTTGCACGCATCATTACATTGGTAATGATGACAACATTTGGATAGCAAGCATCTGTGAGATCGGTGAATTGCTTCTTTGTAATCCAGAACACTTTTGGAACAGCTTGTCCTGTCTGCCTTAGGTAGAGTGGAAACGTGAGAGGCtgtctgctttaaaaaacaagcaatgtAAAATGAAGGGTGGCAAACTGCTGGTCACTTAAAGAAAACTGGACACGTTATCACAAGATCTAGTGAGAAAGTAGGAAGTTAACTTTGAAGTTAGGAAACCAGTTCTGTGTCTGGATGAAAGTTGGCAAAATCCTTGAACCAGACTGAACCTGACCTAAGACTTCAGATGCTGAAGTAATGAACGGACTTTGGTCAGTGAGGTTAATATATCAAACTGGCAAAGATGTGTATATTGCATTTACTAATttccgattttttttttaatagacaaGTAATGAGCTTCATAATtatgaactaaaaataatagCTGAGAGGAATAGCAAGGAAAAATCCTGATGAGCCATTTCTCTGGTATAAGCAATTCTGTTGTATTTACCGACTGGATTGTAAAGCAGTGAGGGAAAGGCAAGTCTGGTTCTGAAGGCTAGGGAGCTGGAGTGTAACCTGGAACATGAGATGAATGCCTgagcagatgttttatttttgttttagagtttgcaaaaggcttttttttttcagtcatagaatcatagacttTGCTATAAAGCATGTGTTTCTGTGTGATTAGTGGTACAGTGAGAATTCATGAGATTCTTAAAACGCTCAGGCAATTGCAGTCACTGCTGCTTCATAATGCTAAAGAGGGAATTAAATATTAGTAGAGCCCTTGAATTGGCATGGTGCATGGAGGTTAATAGTAATCCATTGCTACTTACAtgctatttttctcttgaagGGAAGAGTGTGTTCTTAAACTGTGTTATTTATTACAGTTGTACTTTGTGTAATTATGTGACTGGGTCAGCAGTTAGTTGAATGCACACAACCAGTGTTGTTGGAACCAGGTCTGTAAATAATGAAGGCCTGTATGGAGAAAATAGTTTGGGGTATTGATAGCAGCAGAGCTTCAAATGCTGTTTTGGTTTCTGCCTTTCATGAAATACACTGCAGGCTGACTGATGAAAGGTAGTGGAGGGGATGGATGTTGTACTCACAGATGCTCTGTTTTCCCAGGTTATTCCTCTGCACCTCCaacctgctttttcttctgtggaaatTTTTCATCTGCACCATATGGAAAAAATCAGATTCAGTCACTGAAAGGTAAGGAATTCTTTGCAGTCAGACATgtgcattaaattaaaattatgatGGTAAAACAATTCATGAGAGCACAAAAGAATCACATATTTTCTAAGTGACACATTTTTGGTGCGCGGAAGTGTACAGGTGATTCATATACTGTGTGTTTCATACACTGTGTTTGTTGGCTAACCAGGTGCTGTAtcatagatatttttcttctgactctAGGTTCTTTGAAGGCTCTTGCAGATATAATTTGTGAATATCCCAGCATTCATAAAAGGTACACAGCAAAGTGCtatgaaaaagggaaatgtgCTTATTCTGTGAAAAGCTTTGCTTTAATTACTTTAAGAAACTAACAGATACCCTGTCCTCCAGTTATTGTGAGCCTGCTGTGATCAGGTAACAGGCCTGTAAGATTGCTTTGGGAGCAGTGTAATGTTCTGATTCTATCTAGAATAGCTTGGTCATGGAGTCTGCTATTGAACGAGCAAAGGTGAAACTGCCTCTCTCTGGAACACTTTCCACATCATTAAGCATGGCCCGCGGTTCCTCAAAAGCACTGCGTGGGCAAGCCCCTTTTTCCTCTGGAATTCCCTTGAAATCAGCAGGGTTCTGCCCATGCAGTGCTGTTTTATAAACTGATGTTTAGGTCTCGATGCTGCTACCAGCAGACCCGGGCTTTCTGTACCAGCCCCAGAAAATGGCATCTGAAACACTGCGTCCATGGAGGCATCTCATTTCTGCGTTCCTGTTCTTGCCTACACGGCTCTCCATGGCTGCTAGTTTGAGAGCTAACTGAAACAGCACAGTGCTGGAAAGAGATCTTTTATTTATCCCTTCTTGTGTCCCTGCTCAGTGGAAGCTGCATTCCAGGCCTGGGAGAACTAAATCTTTCTACAGAGATTAGAacatatgaaagaaattaaaacagggAGGCAGCCAGGCTTATCCTTGCTGTAATGGTGAGCGTTTTTTAAGAGTTGTTCCACTTTAGTGAGGGGTGGATATGCATCTTCTGTCTCAGTGTTGATTTATGTTCTCCATAAGGAGCGAGAGGAAGTCTTCAACAGGAGGAACTGTCAAGTCTGTCCCAGAATAGGTTATTTGCATGCATCTGTGAAGTAGTGCATGTATACAAGTGTGTAACCAATGTTTAGATTCTTGTGGGGttcttttatataaaagcaCTATGCTGATCTTTTTGCAGTAGTCGATTTGTGTTTATTCCTGGCCCTGAAGATCCTGGTCCCGGTTCTATTTTACCACGGtcagtttgcttgtttttcagtttttgagaCTTTGAATTGAATCGTTAAGGAAGGTAAGAATCTTGGCTGATACACCTGTTGCTGTTTATTTCAGACCTCCCCTGGCTGAAATTATTACTGAGGAATTCAGGCAGCTAGTGCCGTTTTCAGTTTTCACCACAAATCCTTGCAGGTAACAGTCTAAtttactgctattttatttatttatttatttataccgAATGACTAGTTCATGTGCAGATGTAATGGCcttagcatttttaaattaagataatTCCTTACTTGCATTAATTGTAACtagttttaaatacagtaatgcataaataaatcactgctgAAACTATCCTGAACAAGATGGTTTGGACGTACTGCCAGAAGTTTAATAACTGAGTATAACGACCTGCTCAAAAGCATCATGTTTTTTCTGAATCTGGAGGTGTAATGAAGGGAAGATGGGAAGGTATTAGTTTAATTgaaatgtactttttctttttgctgtattAGAATAAGATTGACTTCATAATACAACTTTCCATCTTTTAGTGTTTCATCgtaatttgtttaatttcattaatgttttccatttagGATTCAGTATTGCACCCAAGAAATAATTATCTTTCGTGAAGATCTGGTAAACAAAATGTGCAGAAACTGTGTCCGCTTCCCTAACAGCAACATGGATATTCCCAACCATGTGAGTTGAGTTTTGTTCAACACTTTTTGCTaagagcttgattttttttttttgatcagaAGGTTTGTGTTTGGTGTACTCTGGTCTGCATACTCCTGATATTTTGTAAGAGTAACTAAGTTTGCTAAAAGAATTGTGAAGAGGGATCTATACACTTActattattaatttcatttacatCTTGACAGGAAAATAACCGAAACCAGGATACTGATTGATGACATTGAGTCATTCTGGCTGTCCCTTTGCAGGTGCCCTTGAACTCAGAACTTCCTTGCAGCTGACTGTTGGTGTCTGTGCACCAGCCACAAATGTTGTACCACAAAACATTGATTCCTAAATGCAAAGCTTAATACAAATTACCTTTTTAAGATTTGATCAATTAACGAGTGACAtttgcaggaaagcagcatGTCACTTTTCCAAAAGGTCACCTGCTTCCCCTGCCTTTTTACTTGAAGTCTTAATCCTGCTTTTGATACATCGACACAGCACTGTGAGTTATGATTCTAGTTAATGAATGCACAGCAGGAGTTGATGGGACTTACTGATATAATTGAATGAGAATGATCCGGACAATACTGGCTCATTGCAGTGATGGATGGAGTTTGCTTCTATTTAttgtacagttttttttttcttgtttgtttgactTGGAAACTTCCTGTtgattcttccttctctccatcAGAACAGTGCCCAGATTCTTTGTGAGCACAAAGAATCCCACTGTGGACACTGATGCACCtgttttttgtgtgcatttttgcGTATGTTTGTGTACACTATAAATCTTCATTTCCCTGCACTCACACAGGGCTTTCTTCTGCTTGGAAGAGGAGGAATCATGAAGGAAACATCGAATTATGTGTTATAACACTTTCTGCAAATAGGAGTATTGGCTTGTTATCGCatacttttgtttctgtctgccttttttGCCTGTcattaatttcttaattatgCCATCAGTGAATGAGTGGGAAATTGTGTTACTAACATGAGATTGAATTAGTAGTGTCTTCAGGCCTCATACAGTATTAGTGGAATGGCTGGGCCTATGCTTTgtgcatcattttcttttaacaccAGCCCCTCACCTACTTGCTGTAGTGATTTTAGGCCTTTGGGGAAAACAGATCCTAACCGCAGCTACATGGTTGATGAAACATAATAAAAGCTTTCAAGGGGCTTGAGTGGAGGGCTGCGGGAACCAAAATGCCCTGGCTGAATTCTGCCAGATGAAAATGGGAACTACAAAGGAGGCAGCTAGTCAGCTAGTGTCTAGAGCATGGCAACTACCGTAAGAATGGTCAAGGGAAAAGATATTATTTGGCAATCAAAGGCACAAGTTCAGGGTAAAGACTGTTTAAGTGTGGGTCTTCTGGTTAACTGAAATTGCAAGGAAAGtctggaggagggcaggggggaggaacaaaaaaaatgtacccCAAAATTATGGCAGTGCTGGTATTTCTTGGGCTGGAGAAACAAGTAAGCAGATTTTgcggttttttttttggagagtcTGATTGATGTAATAGTTTTGAGATCTTGATCTTGAGATCTTTTGAGCTAGCTGCTGTAGTGGAGTCACTGCTTTACTATAGAAATCGTAACAATGAGAGGGAGTGAGATGCATAAACAATATTTCCGTGTTAAAAACCTCTTTATTAACAGAGCATTAGCAtctgcagaaatacatttgaCTTGTAGAAAATGGTTCAAACTATCTATCTGTGTTTGTCTTGCAGTTTGTAAAGACTATATTATCACAAGGACACCTGACACCACTTCCACTGTACGTTAGCCCTGTGTACTGGGCCTACGACTACTCCCTAAGGGTGTATCCTCTGCCAGATATGCTTGTCATTGCGGATAAATACGACCCGTTCACTGTCACCAACACCGACTGTCTTTGTATAAATCCTGTAAGACTTCCTTATGCTTTACCAAAATAAGAATGTACTGGACTTGTATAAACAACCTTTAATTTACCAAATGGATGAATTTAAATATCATGAAAATGACTGGTCAGCTGCCAAAGGGGATGCAGTTACATTTAAGTGTGTCTCTTACCATCTGTACAGTACTTACATCTGCGTACTTACACAAGTGCggtgtatttttatttacaggGTTCATTTCCAAGAAGTGGATTTTCATTCAAGGTATTCTACCCCTCCAACAAGACAGTTGAAGACAGGTAAATATAttcagtttctcatttaaaagaaagcatctttttatttGCTGACTTTCCAATTATCaggaagaatacagaaaatcaACTGTAAAGAGAGTGAATGTTCTAGCAGTTAACGTAGACTTGTGCTTTGTACTTAGTGTAAGAAATCCAGATGcctagaattaaaataataaattcagaaattacAGTCAAGTAACAGTGATAAGAAGCATGATCCAAAACTAAATAGATAGATTGTACTATATGATTTTTAATAACTGAGACCCAGTTGGGAAACAGATTTAATCTGTTTCTGGAGGTGATGCTTATTGCATAGGTTAATTGCACTTATGAACAATTCATGGTTCATTTTATGATCATAATCAAACTCAAAAGCCACTTTTCATGCTTTGATTTCATGTATTTTACATCTGTGCTTATTCATCCCAATTGTGATCTTTCAACAACTGGAAAAAAGGCCAACTTCAACACCAAAAAAGTATCAAAGGGCTTACAACAGTGATGAAAATGTGCATGTTTGAAATAACCAAACGGGAACTGCAAATTTaccttctctgtctctctgaTTCAATTTCATATCTTGTTGCAGAAGCTTTCTCTCAAATAGGATTGTGTAATTCTCCACGTAAGGGAATTGCTAAGATAGACCTCATATAACTTTTATTTGAATGTAGAAAATATGAGATGCTTCAGGtctttaaatagtttaaaacattatgatttttttcacagatcAAGAAATAGAATAATATGTTATTTATGGTGATTCTTTTTAACactaaatattgtttttgtttgttattttcagcAAGCTTCAGGGGCTCTGATTTTCTACAAGACTACAAAGAAGGGATGGAGTCTTTGTAAAGTCAACCGTAGCACTCATTTTAGATGGACTTATTTTATAATGTATTACAGACTGTTCATAACGAATGTCAAAGCCAAAAATGGCTTATTTTGTACACCAATaaatttttacaggaaaatattcTGGTGTTGGCTTAGGTAAAATGTAGAGTCACAATGAAGATGAATTGCCACAATGTAATAAATGAAGGCCACTGGAGGAAGCAACGCATGTATAGCGGATAGAAAATACCCGTCTTTTAGAAAGGAAGTTAAAGATAAGGAGAACTTTGGTTTTCACCATGCTGTTCTTAACTGATAGCTAGTTATTTGCAGCAAATACAGGAACATGGGCTAGGATTTTTCTTTGGACTGGAAACGTCTAAGGAAGAGTTGTGAGGCACTGATTACTGCTGGCAGTATAACCATTGGATAACGAACGTTAGGCAGCCAGGGTGAGGAGAGGTGTAAAGGGAACAAGGACAGGGTCCTTTGACATTTCTGGGGAGTGCTTTTTGGAAATCCTACTGCAGGAGCAATCAGAAAGGTGGGGAACTCAGGGCCAGGCAGTGCTTATATCTctatatatcatatatatatagatatatattacatatatgcACATGGTTTGCCTTACAACGGAGAGCTGCCGCCTTTTCCACCCCGGGTGGGCCGGGGCACTGAGGAAAACCAGGGGGGGGAGGCATGGAGACACCAACCCCCACGGCGCCCTCACGGCAACCGGCAgcagggccccgccgccgccatcttgttTAGCATCACCACAGCAACGGGCGGGGGCCGCCATCTTGTTTGGCGTCTCCACGGCGACCCgtgcggccgggccgggccgcggggcgaTGGCGGCCGAAGGGCGGCCggagcagctggagctcagCGCCGAGGAAGCGGAGCGGCTGCGGCAGGCCTTCCGCGAGCCGCGCTTCCGCGAGCTGTTCGCCGAGTACGCGGCCGAGCTGGCCGACCCCGAGCAGCGGCGGCTGTACGAGGAGGAGGTGACGGCGCTGGAACGGGAGCGCGGCGTGGAGGTGCGCTTCATCCACCCGACCCCCGGCTACGTGCTGCGCACCAGCCAGGCCGGCTCCCGCCGCTGCTACCTCAACGTCTGCAGCAACCCGCACGTCGACCGCCCGCAGGCCCGCGCCGAGCCCGGCGGTCACCGCTGGGCCCTGCCCTACAGCCTGGCGCCGGGCCGCGAGGAGCTGggccggggcggccgccgccgcctggtTTACGACGTGGTTTTCCACCCGGCGGCGCTGCGCCtggccgcccgcagcccccgcttCCGCCGCCTGCTCAGCGACACGGCGCTGGAGGCCGTGGAGCGCCGCTTCGCCGTGCAGCTCGACCGCACCAACGCCGCCGTCCTCCGCGGGGCCGCCTACAAGGGCGTCCCGCAGGCACCCGTCATCCGCACCCCGCTGCCCGGCGGCGCAACGCCGCCTCCCGCCGACACCGGCTGCCCGCTGCCGCCTttccccgtccccgtccccgtccccgaccctcccgcccccccgccccgtgaAAGCGGCCCCACCACGCCTCGCTGGAGCCTCCGGCAGCGCTCCTACGTGGAGCTGCAGGACTACCGCTGCTGCCGCGACTCGGCGCCCAGCCCGGTGCCGCGGGAGCTGGTGGTGACGGTGGAGCTGCCGCTGCTCAGCTCCGCCGCCCAGGCCGTGCTCGAGGTCCGCCCGCGGGAGCTGCGCCTCGACTCGCGGCGGCCCGCCTACCGCCTCCGCCTCCGCCTGCCCTACGCCGTGGACGAGAGCCGCGGCCGGGCTGCCTTCAACAAGGCCGAGCGGCGGCTGCTGGTCACGCTGCCCGTCGTGCCGCCCACCGGCCCCCGGCAGCCGCACGGGGACGACGGGGAGCGGCTGgagcagcccggccccggcggggaGCCGGCGGCTGaggggggcggtggcggcggggctgctgctcctcctccttctcctcctcctccttcttcccctcctccttcctcctgcagcacgtGGAGCAGTGAGGACGCCCCCACTCTCCCCGGGGATCCCCCCCGCTCCGAGGCCGCTTCCCCCGCCAGCCCCGAGCCGGCTGAGCCCGGCGGCCTTACTGGGGGCTCCCCCCCGTGCCCAGCCCCGCCGGCGGCTGAGGACGGCCCCGGCGACATGGCTCTGCCCCGGGGCCGTGGCAGCCCCGAGCCTGCCCTGTGCCCTCCCTTCCGCTGCCGCCAGGATGAggcctccctcaccctgctgctgcccgtgCCCGGcatccagccccacagcctccGGGGGGACGTGGGCACGAACCACTACAGCCTCCGCTTCTCCAGTGCCACCGCTGCCTACGCCCTGTTCCTGAGGTTTCCTCCCGCAAACAGGCTGGCAGCCCCCGAGACCAGCGTCAGTGTGAGCGCCCACAACGCTGCCATCGGGCTCGCCAAGGCCCCTGGGAGCAACGGGCCCTGGGAGAAATTCTGCTTCGGCCTTGACGCCTCCGCTCTGCAGGTAACAGCCCTCGTGGCAGGTTGCTCATCCTGCTCCCAGCCAAGTCACAGCCTCGCTCGAGCATGCAGCTCCCGCTTTTGGAGTTGTTTATAAATGATATCTCCAGGAGCTGTTAGGTTATCGGTCCCAGCTCGGAAGAAGCTGGTGGTGACGGAAATCGCTTCCCTCCGAGAGCCGTGACCAGACGTCAGTGCAACGACACAATTAGCAGCGGTCTTGTGCCGGCAGCACGGAGGTCATGTCACGGAGCTGATAACTGTGTCCTTGGAGCTGAAATGGCTTCTGCCTCCTGAGCTGATGTTTTTTCTAAGGGAAGTGCTGATAACGAGTAAAAACAGGATCTGTGCTGTGTCCTTAGCTTTAGTCTTTAAGGCCATGTAAATGACCATCTGGCTCATGCCCACCTGTGTGCATGAAGAAAGGAGGTGTTTATAATACATCAGAGGTACATACATGCATACAATTCACTGAAATGCAGGTGTGTGAGGGGAGTGTACCTGTCTGTCTTTCAGGAcagaatttctgtttccattgcAGGAACACCTGCTAGTTCAAGCAGGGTGATGCTGCAACCAGCAGCTGTGAACAGACAGCTGCTGATTGCCATTTTGCTGGCCTAGTTCTTCATCCCCTCTTCTTACAAATCCCAATATGATTCTAGTTTAGATGTCTTATTATTTTATGGGTTGTTAGGCAGAGGATGCTCCGTGTGAGCATGGCACATCTGCTGCATCTGGCTGACACTGCTAACTGAGAGCTGGCAGTCTCCCCAAAAAGATGCTCACGTTGTGGCACTCCTGCTGTGAAGAAACACAGGCACAAGTTTTGTGGAGAACTACGTTATTCTGGAAGCTCAGTGCTTCAAAGAACGTATCGTGAGCAGGGATTAAGGCTGCGTAATTCTTATGTAACCTTTTGGCCCAGTGATTTTCAGTTGATCTTTGTTTTAGAACAACAAAACCCTTTGCAGTTTGGATCACAAACCATGGGAGTGCAAGTCCACAAAACTAGCAGACAAAGTATATCCAGTGGGATGATGGTTTGGGGTATCTTAATTGCTCTGTCCCTACAATTAGAAAACACTGCATGATTCTGGAGGAGATATAATTATCCAACGAGTATACGTACAGCTGaatcttcatattttatttcccatttagTAGGCTGCACACCTTTTCTGTGAACTTCTCTGAAGGAGGAGCTCATCGGTTCGGGTGCGTATCAGAGATGATGGATTTCTTGAGAACCACCCACACGAAACTGTTTGCAGTGCGTTTCCTTGACTTTTACCAAAGCAGGAGCTTGCAAGTCTGTGCAAGTGGGACCACAAAACGTTTGGCACTGATGTTAATCGGTGTGACCAAGTACTGGGTGCTGACACAATGTCAAATTGCATCAAGCAAGCCATCATGCAGACTGCTGGCCCTTCTCTTTATAGGTGCAGAAGGGAGGGACAGGCACTACAGGCATTTTACCCACTTTTTCGTGTAGTCTGGATTTCCATCTCTTTCATCATGTGCCATGGTGCACGTCAGTCTGCTTGCTCATTGTTTTATGGCAAACAGGCCTAAATGCAGGTTTAGCAGTCTTCTACTGGAGTATCTCAcagcctgcttttttttcagggagTTTGGCAGAACCAGTAAAGTGGTGAGGATACAGCGGTTTGGACACACTGCTGCGATACtctgttttgtcattttaaatggTTGTAgcaaagatcttttttttttttagtgaaaaagcagctttctgtgaCTGTGGGGTTATTACTGAAAACTCAGTTTGGGAACAGGAGATTCTGCTTGAAGTGTGTCTTTAGTACTGTGGTTGATTGACGCGTTTGCACGCTTTGATCTCAGTCTAATTGTTACGCTGCTTGGTGTGTGTATTCATTATTATGACTGGGGGAACATCATTCTATTGAAAGGTGTTAAAAGGCTAGCCAGTAATGGGATTTTAGTCAGTATTACCTTTTTGTGACAAAAAAGTCTTTCGGTGGCCTGAATTTCTTATATATTATCAAATGTTTTGGATGGAGTAGTAGGAGGAGGAGACTTGGAATTAGTCATAGGCCTCCCGGCCATTCATTCATGCAGCAGAGTAAAAAAGATTGATTTCTTCTGGGGTGCAGTCTTTTTGGATACAAGCCTGCAAATTGAAGCAGTTGAAATAATCTGAAGtcatttgttctgtttgcttttttttaactgtgctgTTTCCCAGAAGTGCCTGTGCCAGCACAGATAGCTGCATTCATTCAGAGTGAAgtgagaaaaattaatatttaattagagCTACTATTATTTGCCACCTTCTGTCCATTAACAATTTGCTTGTGGTCGTTTCTCTTCTACTTATGTTGATTTCTCCAATTTGTCTGCCGTAATCgctggtattttttctttgaatctaTTCCTATAAATCAGAGCTACGTTCTCTGCGTTGAGATCTGCGAGGAGTTGCATCAGTCACAGAAAAGAGTATTTCTGGAAtatgcacagcagcagtgccctgtTTAATCGCTTTAGGCAGCTTTTGGTGGCCTAGGTGAGCAGGAGTTTTGTCCTTTACCTCCCAgttgtgctgctgcctgcttcttTGTAGTTGCTTCCCCACAGCAGCGTAGCCAGAGGATAGCTCACGAAGAGGCCGGTGTGTTTTACGGGTAGGAAATGCCTGTTCTGCTGTCTCCTGGGAAGCTGCTTCTTGCTGGAGACCAAgggtttctgttttccaggctgcTAGGAGCGGGCTCCTTGCTGGGTTGGTTACGGCAGAAATCTGCCCAGCTCTGCGGTGGCCCTTGCCACAGCGGCTGCTACAAAGCCCTGTTAGGCTGCCCGGGTAATTGTCTCCCGTTAACGCGCCCGACAGCCAGGAAAACGTGTTACGGTAATTGTTCTCTGCACGAGCAGAATGCATCTCTTCGGCAGCCGTGTCCCTGGACTGTGATGTTGTGCAGCGtctgtttgcttggtttttatTGCCCGTGTGCCTCTGCCAGATCAACGTGTGCGATAACGGGGCCGGTAATtgcacagccctgccttgcGTGGTCGTCGTGTTCCTGTTACCGCACTGCCCTCTTTTCTCCTCGGAAATTGGGCTGATACAGATAGTGGTAGAAGAATGAGTCGAGCTTGTGCTGAGGACAACGTTCTTGAAACACAATTTCAAGGactggttttccttttgtgaagTCAGATACGTTTGAATCCCTGTGCTGAAAGACGATATATTTAGAGCACAGTTTCCATAGATGCTGAGCAGTCTGGATCCTCACCACAGCTAAAGCAAGTGCTTATTTTCAGCAAATCTTTACAGTGCAACAGTCCTCCACCCCCCAGACCTTGAGTGTGTCATTGCCAGTATTCCTTCGTTTGGTAGCTCTTAATGTCCTCCTGGTTTTACCACTTCCCCGTACAACGCATAGCGCTCTGCTGACTCCGCGCCGTAACTTTTTAGTCAGCGGTTGCAGccattgcttctttttctttctgagtagTTTTGCCTCTTGGCCAAGCCATGCTGTCTCTTCACGCTCGTCACGGTGAGCAGAAATCCTGTAAAGGTAGAAATTTCATAACTTCGGACTTGTTGGACCAGGGTCATTTGTATTTCAAGGGCTTAAAAGTTATCTTTTGTCACTGGCCGTTGTGTTCAGTCGCTGTACCAGCCGCAGACCCCAAAGCGTTGATCTCTCTGTAAGTCACTCCAGGCCCTGTTTTCTCAGGGGAATAGAGACCCGTGACCTGGGGAAGCTGCCAGAATCACCACCTGCCAGCCGTGCTCCCTCCCTTATTCCTTATCTGG
This Cygnus atratus isolate AKBS03 ecotype Queensland, Australia chromosome 5, CAtr_DNAZoo_HiC_assembly, whole genome shotgun sequence DNA region includes the following protein-coding sequences:
- the DNAAF2 gene encoding protein kintoun, whose product is MAAEGRPEQLELSAEEAERLRQAFREPRFRELFAEYAAELADPEQRRLYEEEVTALERERGVEVRFIHPTPGYVLRTSQAGSRRCYLNVCSNPHVDRPQARAEPGGHRWALPYSLAPGREELGRGGRRRLVYDVVFHPAALRLAARSPRFRRLLSDTALEAVERRFAVQLDRTNAAVLRGAAYKGVPQAPVIRTPLPGGATPPPADTGCPLPPFPVPVPVPDPPAPPPRESGPTTPRWSLRQRSYVELQDYRCCRDSAPSPVPRELVVTVELPLLSSAAQAVLEVRPRELRLDSRRPAYRLRLRLPYAVDESRGRAAFNKAERRLLVTLPVVPPTGPRQPHGDDGERLEQPGPGGEPAAEGGGGGGAAAPPPSPPPPSSPPPSSCSTWSSEDAPTLPGDPPRSEAASPASPEPAEPGGLTGGSPPCPAPPAAEDGPGDMALPRGRGSPEPALCPPFRCRQDEASLTLLLPVPGIQPHSLRGDVGTNHYSLRFSSATAAYALFLRFPPANRLAAPETSVSVSAHNAAIGLAKAPGSNGPWEKFCFGLDASALQERLFVSEENVDGFLDTVLCPSFSTQSELESQPLIEVLDVTEDRSQIRLKPQEAAHTERDEKEQLANSSEGDPAEKTNDDSFQTKTETNCTAADTVEERATETSKTSMSLVPAETIGKGDCSSHHCLQHEPSDTSSAVPGKSRSNEPDLDRALTVGETAASSASEKQAGLLLEGQAKMGGEEAAADAEPARGTPRSSGSRPASPLLREVSTQDGSVQITRDHTTRCAVTFQNSLLYELD